One genomic window of Vespula pensylvanica isolate Volc-1 chromosome 12, ASM1446617v1, whole genome shotgun sequence includes the following:
- the LOC122633631 gene encoding protein SMG7-like isoform X1 codes for MGLKAAVQALKKAEPLKDKVQRCKDLLNDNDAWVCQQQLQKIYQQVLILDLEYALDKKVEQELWNLGFKNYIATLQSQAKDRKNPKRGESQALLSWCLEAASGFYLTLLQEICTAFDLDLPFRRKGYVYGCTSPWKAVEKLSTPHKSSCFYACQYCLVHLGDIARYRNESKQAELFYRHAVSLSPSSGQPYNQLALLEASRGDKLGTVFHYARSVTVKHPFPVATANLAKTLSSALNDHSYNIEGKTKLSAQEYVTVFLKLHGIIHNLGDLKIASSYVKLLTETLTALVATESFSSWMLVQMLVINLYALQHTTGITSDAIEFLKTDQLSTDEKLAKNCILDFISGSLAALLLPVYTIKNRIVEYFALPSIKLCLDWIRINPTVLEETAFTSRLQIWPSLCVLLNALQQSIMDFKYDQYVKVPLPEDRDLQGFLPLEKNFENLKFTNTDFEDDIATLNKLRAVRLIQLGHYLTQYQINGSPLIAIVTHEQIEENRFIPLSEGPGPSNELMKELEELSLNKEKPIIPASPVLSESASSKGSAEIDITENAQERRVGILKPQGSLERNRDSITSTTDTNIVELNSLPSTRKPRQNIAMQAIMRRAETEQKQVTFKNVSPVCIEEENDKIKTTLTASPNKPTGNKNIPITTESTKVNTNPLNTVQNRLPLIPCATVAIQSQSTSNSNQLKSTKVQPSSQINQVPSQEQSSDTLPQASCLPQFGQQSQTLGSLCYQNQSFNVQNPQFAKNFMSGHIANMPTYALQGQLSKTTQTLTQNLGIQHVMNQNRPLLQRMVQNVPQNSLLQQNVGISSTAQQSIMPNISQNMYVQQTANTGLQQNININRQQQNHNIGIQQPNIIPNNVRSNGISTQNQINMPATSIANNISTIPALNTYQKNLQVTNITNIPNTSLSPNNITNYQLNFNQGIYTQNNFNHVSQKQLSPTMYNKNTDILDFPFSNQIGTPKNQQQSTSNYQVFQNFDSADFGLWKDTQPPQPPVAWWGATRGTQIHKDSCTADTFQNWTNVPNSGSMNNRSLIPCSNYQQNTLPDRHFGSGSNFEDSRAYEMDQKPVQSTTTGNTYSLFSGNTWGSGSQISNPSNQDQMKARLNQQSLWSGPGPSPLERLLEQQKSLREGGT; via the exons ATGGGCCTAAAAGCAGCTGTCCAAGCTCTGAA GAAAGCTGAACCACTAAAGGATAAGGTTCAACGTTGTAAAGATCTATTGAATGATAATGATGCCTGGGTGTGTCAACAACaactacaaaaaatatatcaacaaGTACTCATTTTGGATCTCGAGTACGCTTTGGACAAGAAAGTTGAACAGGAGCTTTGGAATCTTGgttttaagaattatatagCCACATTGCAATCTCAAgcaaaagataggaaaaatcCAAAACGTGGAGAATCTCAAGCCTTGTTGAGTTGGTGTTTGGAAGCAGCTAGTGGATTTTATTTGACACTATTGCAAGAAATTTGTACAGCATTTGACTTAGATCTACCATTTAGACG GAAAGGCTATGTTTATGGTTGTACTTCACCATGGAAAGCtgttgaaaaattatcgaCGCCTCACAAATCATCTTGTTTTTATGCGTGCCAATATTGCCTTGTACACTTAGGAGACATTGCTCGTTACAGAAATGAAAGCAAGCAAGCTGAATTATTTTACAGACATGCTGTATCATTGTCACCATCAAGTGGACAGCCATATAATCAATTAGCTCTTCTTGAAGCATCACGTGGAGATAAATTAGGAACTGTATTTCATTATGCACGCTCTGTTACTGTGAAACATCCATTTCCTGTAGCAACAGCTAATCTTGCAAAAACTTTATCATCTGCATTAAATGATCATTCATATAACATTGAAGGAAAAACTAAATTGAGTGCACAAGAATATGTGACTGTGTTTTTAAAACTTCATGGCATTATACATAATCTTGGAGATTTAAAAATTGCATCCTCATATGTTAAATTACTGACAGAGACATTAACAGCATTAGTGGCTACTGAAAGTTTCAGTTCATGGATGCTTGTACAAATGTTggtgataaatttatatgctCTTCAGCATACAACGGGCATCACTTCAGATGCAATCGAATTCTTAAAAACTGACCAATTGTCTACTGATGAAAAACTGgcaaaaaattgtattttagattttatttctgGCAGTTTAGCTGCATTGTTGTTACCTGTCTATACTATAAAGAATCGTATTGTTGAATATTTTGCTTTACCTTCCA TAAAACTATGTCTTGATTGGATTCGTATAAATCCTACAGTTTTGGAAGAGACAGCATTTACTTCTAGACTACAAATTTGGCCCAGCCTTTGTGTGCTATTAAATGCTTTGCAACAATCCATTATGGATTTTAAATATGATCAGT ATGTTAAAGTACCACTGCCAGAAGATCGGGACTTGCAAGGCTTTCTaccattagaaaaaaattttgaaaatttgaaattcacAAATACTGATTTTGAAGATGATATCGCGACATTAAATAAACTCCGTGCTGTTCGTTTAATTCAGTTGGGACATTATTTAACACAATACCAAATTAATGGATCTCCCTTAATTGCTATTGTAACACATGAacagatagaagaaaatagatttataCCATTGAGTGAAGGTCCTGGTCCAAGCAATGAGTTAATGAAAGAGCTTGAAGAACTCAgcttaaataaagaaaaaccaaTTATACCAGCCAGTCCTGTATTATCTGAATCAGCTAGTAGCAAAGGATCTGCAGAAATTGATATAACAGAAAATGCTC AAGAACGAAGAGTAGGTATCCTAAAGCCACAAGGTTCTTTAGAGCGAAATAGAGATTCAATAACTAGTACCACAGATACTAATATTGTTGAATTAAATTCTTTGCCATCAACTCGAAAACCAAGACAAAATATTGCTATGCAAGCTATAATGCGACGTGCAGAAACAGAGCAAAAGCAAgttacatttaaaaatgtttcacCAGTATgcattgaagaagaaaatgataaaataaaaacgactTTGACTGCTTCTCCAAATAAGCCCACAGGAAATAAGAACATTCCAATAACTACAGAATCAACAAAAGTGAATACAAATCCATTGAACACTGTTCAGAATAGACTTCCACTAATACCTTGTGCTACAGTTGCAATTCAAAGTCAATCTACATCTAATtcaaatcaattaaaatctaCAAAAGTACAACCATCATCACAGATTAATCAAGTTCCTTCTCAAGAGCAGTCTTCAGATACATTACCTCAAGCATCCTGTCTACCTCAATTCGGCCAGCAGTCGCAAACTTTAGGATCACTGTGCTATCAAAATCAATCTTTTAATGTACAAAATCCGCAATTTGCAAAAAACTTTATGTCTGGACACATAGCAAATATGCCGACTTATGCACTTCAGGGGCAACTTAGCAAAACGACACAGACACTAACCCAAAATTTGGGTATACAGCATGTCATGAATCAGAATAGACCACTTCTTCAAAGAATGGTTCAAAATGTACCTCAAAATTCATTATTGCAGCAAAATGTAGGAATATCATCTACTGCACAGCAAAGTATTATGCCTAACATATCtcaaaatatgtatgtacaacaAACTGCAAATACTGGTCtacaacaaaatataaatataaatcgacaGCAACAAAATCACAATATAGGTATTCAACAACCAAATATTATTCCAAACAATGTAAGATCCAATGGGATATCTACACAAAACCAGATTAATATGCCAGCAACAAGCATTGCAAACAATATTTCTACAATACCAGCATTGAATACATATCAAAAGAATCTCCAAGTTACTAATATTACAAACATACCAAATACTTCATTAAGTCCAaacaatataacaaattaCCAACTTAATTTTAATCAGGGTATTTATactcaaaataattttaaccaTGTATCGCAAAAACAATTATCGCCAACaatgtataacaaaaatacTGATATTCTAGACTTCCCTTTTTCAAATCAAATTGGTACACCTAAAAACCAACAACAATCTACAAGTAATTATCAAGTTTTCCAAAACTTTGACTCTGCAGACTTTGGTTTATGGAAAGATACTCAACCTCCTCAACCACCAGTTGCTTGGTGGGGAGCAACAAGAGGAACACAAATACATAAGGACTCATGCACTGCAGATACTTTCCAGAATTGGACTAATGTTCCTAATTCCGGGAGCATGAATAATAGATCTTTAATACCATGTAGCAATTATCAACAAAATACTTTACCTGATAGACATTTTGGAAGTGGAAGTAATTTTGAAGACTCTAGAGCCTATGAG atggATCAAAAGCCCGTGCAATCAACCACAACAGGAAACACTTACTCTTTATTTAGTGGCAATACATGGGGTTCTGGTTCTCAAATATCTAATCCTTCAAATCAAGATCAAATGAAGGCAAGACTTAATCAACAGTCTTTATGGTCTGGGCCTGGTCCTTCTCCTTTGGAGCGACTTCTTGAACAACAAAAGTCATTGCGCGAAGGAGGTACTTga
- the LOC122633631 gene encoding protein SMG7-like isoform X2: protein MGLKAAVQALKKAEPLKDKVQRCKDLLNDNDAWVCQQQLQKIYQQVLILDLEYALDKKVEQELWNLGFKNYIATLQSQAKDRKNPKRGESQALLSWCLEAASGFYLTLLQEICTAFDLDLPFRRKGYVYGCTSPWKAVEKLSTPHKSSCFYACQYCLVHLGDIARYRNESKQAELFYRHAVSLSPSSGQPYNQLALLEASRGDKLGTVFHYARSVTVKHPFPVATANLAKTLSSALNDHSYNIEGKTKLSAQEYVTVFLKLHGIIHNLGDLKIASSYVKLLTETLTALVATESFSSWMLVQMLVINLYALQHTTGITSDAIEFLKTDQLSTDEKLAKNCILDFISGSLAALLLPVYTIKNRIVEYFALPSIKLCLDWIRINPTVLEETAFTSRLQIWPSLCVLLNALQQSIMDFKYDQYVKVPLPEDRDLQGFLPLEKNFENLKFTNTDFEDDIATLNKLRAVRLIQLGHYLTQYQINGSPLIAIVTHEQIEENRFIPLSEGPGPSNELMKELEELSLNKEKPIIPASPVLSESASSKGSAEIDITENAQRRVGILKPQGSLERNRDSITSTTDTNIVELNSLPSTRKPRQNIAMQAIMRRAETEQKQVTFKNVSPVCIEEENDKIKTTLTASPNKPTGNKNIPITTESTKVNTNPLNTVQNRLPLIPCATVAIQSQSTSNSNQLKSTKVQPSSQINQVPSQEQSSDTLPQASCLPQFGQQSQTLGSLCYQNQSFNVQNPQFAKNFMSGHIANMPTYALQGQLSKTTQTLTQNLGIQHVMNQNRPLLQRMVQNVPQNSLLQQNVGISSTAQQSIMPNISQNMYVQQTANTGLQQNININRQQQNHNIGIQQPNIIPNNVRSNGISTQNQINMPATSIANNISTIPALNTYQKNLQVTNITNIPNTSLSPNNITNYQLNFNQGIYTQNNFNHVSQKQLSPTMYNKNTDILDFPFSNQIGTPKNQQQSTSNYQVFQNFDSADFGLWKDTQPPQPPVAWWGATRGTQIHKDSCTADTFQNWTNVPNSGSMNNRSLIPCSNYQQNTLPDRHFGSGSNFEDSRAYEMDQKPVQSTTTGNTYSLFSGNTWGSGSQISNPSNQDQMKARLNQQSLWSGPGPSPLERLLEQQKSLREGGT, encoded by the exons ATGGGCCTAAAAGCAGCTGTCCAAGCTCTGAA GAAAGCTGAACCACTAAAGGATAAGGTTCAACGTTGTAAAGATCTATTGAATGATAATGATGCCTGGGTGTGTCAACAACaactacaaaaaatatatcaacaaGTACTCATTTTGGATCTCGAGTACGCTTTGGACAAGAAAGTTGAACAGGAGCTTTGGAATCTTGgttttaagaattatatagCCACATTGCAATCTCAAgcaaaagataggaaaaatcCAAAACGTGGAGAATCTCAAGCCTTGTTGAGTTGGTGTTTGGAAGCAGCTAGTGGATTTTATTTGACACTATTGCAAGAAATTTGTACAGCATTTGACTTAGATCTACCATTTAGACG GAAAGGCTATGTTTATGGTTGTACTTCACCATGGAAAGCtgttgaaaaattatcgaCGCCTCACAAATCATCTTGTTTTTATGCGTGCCAATATTGCCTTGTACACTTAGGAGACATTGCTCGTTACAGAAATGAAAGCAAGCAAGCTGAATTATTTTACAGACATGCTGTATCATTGTCACCATCAAGTGGACAGCCATATAATCAATTAGCTCTTCTTGAAGCATCACGTGGAGATAAATTAGGAACTGTATTTCATTATGCACGCTCTGTTACTGTGAAACATCCATTTCCTGTAGCAACAGCTAATCTTGCAAAAACTTTATCATCTGCATTAAATGATCATTCATATAACATTGAAGGAAAAACTAAATTGAGTGCACAAGAATATGTGACTGTGTTTTTAAAACTTCATGGCATTATACATAATCTTGGAGATTTAAAAATTGCATCCTCATATGTTAAATTACTGACAGAGACATTAACAGCATTAGTGGCTACTGAAAGTTTCAGTTCATGGATGCTTGTACAAATGTTggtgataaatttatatgctCTTCAGCATACAACGGGCATCACTTCAGATGCAATCGAATTCTTAAAAACTGACCAATTGTCTACTGATGAAAAACTGgcaaaaaattgtattttagattttatttctgGCAGTTTAGCTGCATTGTTGTTACCTGTCTATACTATAAAGAATCGTATTGTTGAATATTTTGCTTTACCTTCCA TAAAACTATGTCTTGATTGGATTCGTATAAATCCTACAGTTTTGGAAGAGACAGCATTTACTTCTAGACTACAAATTTGGCCCAGCCTTTGTGTGCTATTAAATGCTTTGCAACAATCCATTATGGATTTTAAATATGATCAGT ATGTTAAAGTACCACTGCCAGAAGATCGGGACTTGCAAGGCTTTCTaccattagaaaaaaattttgaaaatttgaaattcacAAATACTGATTTTGAAGATGATATCGCGACATTAAATAAACTCCGTGCTGTTCGTTTAATTCAGTTGGGACATTATTTAACACAATACCAAATTAATGGATCTCCCTTAATTGCTATTGTAACACATGAacagatagaagaaaatagatttataCCATTGAGTGAAGGTCCTGGTCCAAGCAATGAGTTAATGAAAGAGCTTGAAGAACTCAgcttaaataaagaaaaaccaaTTATACCAGCCAGTCCTGTATTATCTGAATCAGCTAGTAGCAAAGGATCTGCAGAAATTGATATAACAGAAAATGCTC AACGAAGAGTAGGTATCCTAAAGCCACAAGGTTCTTTAGAGCGAAATAGAGATTCAATAACTAGTACCACAGATACTAATATTGTTGAATTAAATTCTTTGCCATCAACTCGAAAACCAAGACAAAATATTGCTATGCAAGCTATAATGCGACGTGCAGAAACAGAGCAAAAGCAAgttacatttaaaaatgtttcacCAGTATgcattgaagaagaaaatgataaaataaaaacgactTTGACTGCTTCTCCAAATAAGCCCACAGGAAATAAGAACATTCCAATAACTACAGAATCAACAAAAGTGAATACAAATCCATTGAACACTGTTCAGAATAGACTTCCACTAATACCTTGTGCTACAGTTGCAATTCAAAGTCAATCTACATCTAATtcaaatcaattaaaatctaCAAAAGTACAACCATCATCACAGATTAATCAAGTTCCTTCTCAAGAGCAGTCTTCAGATACATTACCTCAAGCATCCTGTCTACCTCAATTCGGCCAGCAGTCGCAAACTTTAGGATCACTGTGCTATCAAAATCAATCTTTTAATGTACAAAATCCGCAATTTGCAAAAAACTTTATGTCTGGACACATAGCAAATATGCCGACTTATGCACTTCAGGGGCAACTTAGCAAAACGACACAGACACTAACCCAAAATTTGGGTATACAGCATGTCATGAATCAGAATAGACCACTTCTTCAAAGAATGGTTCAAAATGTACCTCAAAATTCATTATTGCAGCAAAATGTAGGAATATCATCTACTGCACAGCAAAGTATTATGCCTAACATATCtcaaaatatgtatgtacaacaAACTGCAAATACTGGTCtacaacaaaatataaatataaatcgacaGCAACAAAATCACAATATAGGTATTCAACAACCAAATATTATTCCAAACAATGTAAGATCCAATGGGATATCTACACAAAACCAGATTAATATGCCAGCAACAAGCATTGCAAACAATATTTCTACAATACCAGCATTGAATACATATCAAAAGAATCTCCAAGTTACTAATATTACAAACATACCAAATACTTCATTAAGTCCAaacaatataacaaattaCCAACTTAATTTTAATCAGGGTATTTATactcaaaataattttaaccaTGTATCGCAAAAACAATTATCGCCAACaatgtataacaaaaatacTGATATTCTAGACTTCCCTTTTTCAAATCAAATTGGTACACCTAAAAACCAACAACAATCTACAAGTAATTATCAAGTTTTCCAAAACTTTGACTCTGCAGACTTTGGTTTATGGAAAGATACTCAACCTCCTCAACCACCAGTTGCTTGGTGGGGAGCAACAAGAGGAACACAAATACATAAGGACTCATGCACTGCAGATACTTTCCAGAATTGGACTAATGTTCCTAATTCCGGGAGCATGAATAATAGATCTTTAATACCATGTAGCAATTATCAACAAAATACTTTACCTGATAGACATTTTGGAAGTGGAAGTAATTTTGAAGACTCTAGAGCCTATGAG atggATCAAAAGCCCGTGCAATCAACCACAACAGGAAACACTTACTCTTTATTTAGTGGCAATACATGGGGTTCTGGTTCTCAAATATCTAATCCTTCAAATCAAGATCAAATGAAGGCAAGACTTAATCAACAGTCTTTATGGTCTGGGCCTGGTCCTTCTCCTTTGGAGCGACTTCTTGAACAACAAAAGTCATTGCGCGAAGGAGGTACTTga
- the LOC122633631 gene encoding protein SMG7-like isoform X3 — MGLKAAVQALKKAEPLKDKVQRCKDLLNDNDAWVCQQQLQKIYQQVLILDLEYALDKKVEQELWNLGFKNYIATLQSQAKDRKNPKRGESQALLSWCLEAASGFYLTLLQEICTAFDLDLPFRRKGYVYGCTSPWKAVEKLSTPHKSSCFYACQYCLVHLGDIARYRNESKQAELFYRHAVSLSPSSGQPYNQLALLEASRGDKLGTVFHYARSVTVKHPFPVATANLAKTLSSALNDHSYNIEGKTKLSAQEYVTVFLKLHGIIHNLGDLKIASSYVKLLTETLTALVATESFSSWMLVQMLVINLYALQHTTGITSDAIEFLKTDQLSTDEKLAKNCILDFISGSLAALLLPVYTIKNRIVEYFALPSIKLCLDWIRINPTVLEETAFTSRLQIWPSLCVLLNALQQSIMDFKYDQYVKVPLPEDRDLQGFLPLEKNFENLKFTNTDFEDDIATLNKLRAVRLIQLGHYLTQYQINGSPLIAIVTHEQIEENRFIPLSEGPGPSNELMKELEELSLNKEKPIIPASPVLSESASSKGSAEIDITENAQERRVGILKPQGSLERNRDSITSTTDTNIVELNSLPSTRKPRQNIAMQAIMRRAETEQKQVTFKNVSPVCIEEENDKIKTTLTASPNKPTGNKNIPITTESTKVNTNPLNTVQNRLPLIPCATVAIQSQSTSNSNQLKSTKVQPSSQINQVPSQEQSSDTLPQASCLPQFGQQSQTLGSLCYQNQSFNVQNPQFAKNFMSGHIANMPTYALQGQLSKTTQTLTQNLGIQHVMNQNRPLLQRMVQNVPQNSLLQQNVGISSTAQQSIMPNISQNMYVQQTANTGLQQNININRQQQNHNIGIQQPNIIPNNVRSNGISTQNQINMPATSIANNISTIPALNTYQKNLQVTNITNIPNTSLSPNNITNYQLNFNQDFPFSNQIGTPKNQQQSTSNYQVFQNFDSADFGLWKDTQPPQPPVAWWGATRGTQIHKDSCTADTFQNWTNVPNSGSMNNRSLIPCSNYQQNTLPDRHFGSGSNFEDSRAYEMDQKPVQSTTTGNTYSLFSGNTWGSGSQISNPSNQDQMKARLNQQSLWSGPGPSPLERLLEQQKSLREGGT; from the exons ATGGGCCTAAAAGCAGCTGTCCAAGCTCTGAA GAAAGCTGAACCACTAAAGGATAAGGTTCAACGTTGTAAAGATCTATTGAATGATAATGATGCCTGGGTGTGTCAACAACaactacaaaaaatatatcaacaaGTACTCATTTTGGATCTCGAGTACGCTTTGGACAAGAAAGTTGAACAGGAGCTTTGGAATCTTGgttttaagaattatatagCCACATTGCAATCTCAAgcaaaagataggaaaaatcCAAAACGTGGAGAATCTCAAGCCTTGTTGAGTTGGTGTTTGGAAGCAGCTAGTGGATTTTATTTGACACTATTGCAAGAAATTTGTACAGCATTTGACTTAGATCTACCATTTAGACG GAAAGGCTATGTTTATGGTTGTACTTCACCATGGAAAGCtgttgaaaaattatcgaCGCCTCACAAATCATCTTGTTTTTATGCGTGCCAATATTGCCTTGTACACTTAGGAGACATTGCTCGTTACAGAAATGAAAGCAAGCAAGCTGAATTATTTTACAGACATGCTGTATCATTGTCACCATCAAGTGGACAGCCATATAATCAATTAGCTCTTCTTGAAGCATCACGTGGAGATAAATTAGGAACTGTATTTCATTATGCACGCTCTGTTACTGTGAAACATCCATTTCCTGTAGCAACAGCTAATCTTGCAAAAACTTTATCATCTGCATTAAATGATCATTCATATAACATTGAAGGAAAAACTAAATTGAGTGCACAAGAATATGTGACTGTGTTTTTAAAACTTCATGGCATTATACATAATCTTGGAGATTTAAAAATTGCATCCTCATATGTTAAATTACTGACAGAGACATTAACAGCATTAGTGGCTACTGAAAGTTTCAGTTCATGGATGCTTGTACAAATGTTggtgataaatttatatgctCTTCAGCATACAACGGGCATCACTTCAGATGCAATCGAATTCTTAAAAACTGACCAATTGTCTACTGATGAAAAACTGgcaaaaaattgtattttagattttatttctgGCAGTTTAGCTGCATTGTTGTTACCTGTCTATACTATAAAGAATCGTATTGTTGAATATTTTGCTTTACCTTCCA TAAAACTATGTCTTGATTGGATTCGTATAAATCCTACAGTTTTGGAAGAGACAGCATTTACTTCTAGACTACAAATTTGGCCCAGCCTTTGTGTGCTATTAAATGCTTTGCAACAATCCATTATGGATTTTAAATATGATCAGT ATGTTAAAGTACCACTGCCAGAAGATCGGGACTTGCAAGGCTTTCTaccattagaaaaaaattttgaaaatttgaaattcacAAATACTGATTTTGAAGATGATATCGCGACATTAAATAAACTCCGTGCTGTTCGTTTAATTCAGTTGGGACATTATTTAACACAATACCAAATTAATGGATCTCCCTTAATTGCTATTGTAACACATGAacagatagaagaaaatagatttataCCATTGAGTGAAGGTCCTGGTCCAAGCAATGAGTTAATGAAAGAGCTTGAAGAACTCAgcttaaataaagaaaaaccaaTTATACCAGCCAGTCCTGTATTATCTGAATCAGCTAGTAGCAAAGGATCTGCAGAAATTGATATAACAGAAAATGCTC AAGAACGAAGAGTAGGTATCCTAAAGCCACAAGGTTCTTTAGAGCGAAATAGAGATTCAATAACTAGTACCACAGATACTAATATTGTTGAATTAAATTCTTTGCCATCAACTCGAAAACCAAGACAAAATATTGCTATGCAAGCTATAATGCGACGTGCAGAAACAGAGCAAAAGCAAgttacatttaaaaatgtttcacCAGTATgcattgaagaagaaaatgataaaataaaaacgactTTGACTGCTTCTCCAAATAAGCCCACAGGAAATAAGAACATTCCAATAACTACAGAATCAACAAAAGTGAATACAAATCCATTGAACACTGTTCAGAATAGACTTCCACTAATACCTTGTGCTACAGTTGCAATTCAAAGTCAATCTACATCTAATtcaaatcaattaaaatctaCAAAAGTACAACCATCATCACAGATTAATCAAGTTCCTTCTCAAGAGCAGTCTTCAGATACATTACCTCAAGCATCCTGTCTACCTCAATTCGGCCAGCAGTCGCAAACTTTAGGATCACTGTGCTATCAAAATCAATCTTTTAATGTACAAAATCCGCAATTTGCAAAAAACTTTATGTCTGGACACATAGCAAATATGCCGACTTATGCACTTCAGGGGCAACTTAGCAAAACGACACAGACACTAACCCAAAATTTGGGTATACAGCATGTCATGAATCAGAATAGACCACTTCTTCAAAGAATGGTTCAAAATGTACCTCAAAATTCATTATTGCAGCAAAATGTAGGAATATCATCTACTGCACAGCAAAGTATTATGCCTAACATATCtcaaaatatgtatgtacaacaAACTGCAAATACTGGTCtacaacaaaatataaatataaatcgacaGCAACAAAATCACAATATAGGTATTCAACAACCAAATATTATTCCAAACAATGTAAGATCCAATGGGATATCTACACAAAACCAGATTAATATGCCAGCAACAAGCATTGCAAACAATATTTCTACAATACCAGCATTGAATACATATCAAAAGAATCTCCAAGTTACTAATATTACAAACATACCAAATACTTCATTAAGTCCAaacaatataacaaattaCCAACTTAATTTTAATCAGG ACTTCCCTTTTTCAAATCAAATTGGTACACCTAAAAACCAACAACAATCTACAAGTAATTATCAAGTTTTCCAAAACTTTGACTCTGCAGACTTTGGTTTATGGAAAGATACTCAACCTCCTCAACCACCAGTTGCTTGGTGGGGAGCAACAAGAGGAACACAAATACATAAGGACTCATGCACTGCAGATACTTTCCAGAATTGGACTAATGTTCCTAATTCCGGGAGCATGAATAATAGATCTTTAATACCATGTAGCAATTATCAACAAAATACTTTACCTGATAGACATTTTGGAAGTGGAAGTAATTTTGAAGACTCTAGAGCCTATGAG atggATCAAAAGCCCGTGCAATCAACCACAACAGGAAACACTTACTCTTTATTTAGTGGCAATACATGGGGTTCTGGTTCTCAAATATCTAATCCTTCAAATCAAGATCAAATGAAGGCAAGACTTAATCAACAGTCTTTATGGTCTGGGCCTGGTCCTTCTCCTTTGGAGCGACTTCTTGAACAACAAAAGTCATTGCGCGAAGGAGGTACTTga
- the LOC122633634 gene encoding uncharacterized protein LOC122633634 codes for MSVLEETRQKWYDILENLLECPVCCEIPKNNILQCASGHHICISCRYQLQNCPICKNHFSNTRNFFAEEMANKLEEIMISLMYPTNKINRRILENKICVSTQTEKIFKASVEVQTRNILICNNKQTQTYNTWMENGSTRKKIDKRKFHYPKIGKGNYPCCLGSCTMSLSFEKIVEHLKSTHKDVFYEFKEDNGVFTQNCELEYMIPRDHDLAVYVRNMGLFFINIRILHTGDLRGMILLVNSASASKHFTFEITIGLEKRSKTYSGMVKTCRLVDWQTMDDCLYINNSEIQQKEMVCQNGTFNCSFSIKRSNLTEVNDDFENHE; via the exons atgaGTGTATTAGAAGAAACCAGACAAAAA TGGTATGATATTTTAGAGAATTTGCTTGAATGCCCAGTATGTTGTGAAATAccaaaaaataacattttgcAATGTGCATCAGGtcatcatatatgtatatcctgTCGTTATCAATTACAAAATTGCCCAATatgtaaaaatcatttttctaatacaagaaatttttttgcTGAAGAAATGGCAAACAAATTGGAAGAGATAATg ATATCCCTTATGTATcctacaaataaaattaatagaagaattcttgaaaataaaatatgtgtatCTACACAgactgaaaaaatatttaaagcaTCGGTAGAAGTACAAAccagaaatatattaatttgtaataataagcAAACACAAACATATAATACATGGATGGAAAATGGATcaactcgaaaaaaaatagacaaaagaAAGTTTCATTATCCTAAAATTGGAAAAGGGAATTACCCATGCTGTTTAGGTTCATGTACTATGTCATTATCATTTGAGAAGATAGTAGAACACTTAAAATCTACTCACAAGGATGTATTTTATGAa TTCAAGGAGGATAATGGAGTATTTACACAGAATTGTGAACTAGAATATATGATACCAAGAGACCATGATTTAGCAGTTTATGTAAGAAACATgggtttgttttttataaatattagaattcTTCATACAGGCGATTTGAGAGGTATGATTTTGCTTGTAAATAGTGCTTCAGCAAGTAAACACTTTACATTTGAAATTACAATTGGATTGGAGAAAAGATCCAAGACATACTCAGGAATG gTAAAAACGTGCAGACTAGTAGATTGGCAAACTATGGACGACTgtctatatataaacaattctgaaatacaacaaaaagaaatggttTGTCAAAATGGTACATTTAACTGTAGTTTTAGTATTAAGCGTTCTAATTTGACAGAAGTAAACGATGATTTTGAAAACCATGAGTAa